The following proteins come from a genomic window of Campylobacter concisus:
- a CDS encoding molybdenum cofactor guanylyltransferase translates to MQTCVILAGGKSSRMGQDKTLLPFGGFKTLTHYEVAKFSKVFDEVYVSSKFEKFSPPLKLIKDENSNNYSPMLALYSILKNFDHSVFVIPADMPFFDLKSLEELAKFKDEFDMVVASDNEHIHSLCGFFSPGLATLAHEFYLKNEHKIGLLRKICKCKVVNFKDSDQFFNVNFPDEYEMAKKIQEKKIDDE, encoded by the coding sequence ATGCAAACTTGCGTGATTTTAGCAGGTGGCAAAAGCTCGCGTATGGGGCAAGATAAGACACTTTTGCCATTTGGTGGTTTTAAGACGCTTACTCATTATGAGGTTGCGAAATTTAGCAAAGTTTTTGACGAAGTTTATGTGAGCTCAAAATTTGAGAAATTTAGCCCGCCACTAAAGCTTATAAAAGATGAAAATAGCAATAACTATTCGCCAATGCTCGCACTTTACTCCATTCTTAAAAATTTTGATCATAGTGTTTTTGTGATACCAGCCGATATGCCATTTTTTGATCTTAAAAGCTTAGAGGAGCTTGCTAAATTTAAAGATGAATTTGACATGGTTGTGGCTAGTGATAATGAGCACATTCACTCGCTTTGTGGTTTTTTTAGCCCAGGGCTTGCCACTTTGGCTCATGAGTTTTATTTAAAAAATGAGCATAAAATCGGACTTTTGAGAAAAATCTGTAAATGCAAAGTAGTAAATTTTAAAGATAGTGATCAGTTTTTTAACGTAAATTTCCCTGACGAATACGAAATGGCAAAGAAAATCCAAGAAAAGAAGATAGATGATGAGTAA
- a CDS encoding molybdopterin-dependent oxidoreductase yields MQRREFLKRSAVLSTLTTSAMLADGDKDDYKPQANSLEPEFRVKDGKISLSDGHSVIFSMCHGCTTKCGIRLHIDDKNDRVLRCSGNPYHPLSNVHWANFDTSINDALLATTASGEDEKRATVCARGAILPEMIDSPARILTPLKRVGKRGEGKWKSISFEQLVEEVVEGGDLFGEGHVDGLRAIYSDELIDSENPEYGTKRNQFLSFYLYDGRSDIVDRFVKKSFGTINHYSHGGICGGGFRVGGKIAHNAKGFAHTKPDYENSKFIIYWGTSPSNGGNPFQKQAKMLSYTRGTRDDFSYAVVDPSVTNAVKYASSDKGRWIAIKPGTDSALAMAMIRWIIENEKYATNYLMQPNLDQAKLAGEIHWCNATHLVITEKDHKDYGKFALINNEWQVCSQDGKIQSYKANEPAKLYYKGKILIDGKKVEVKSSMQLLKESAYKHSLEEYSKICGVSIEDIIWLCENFTKNGRQVSTNVHGGMMHTQAGMTTFAILCLNTLMGTYGYKGGNVNASAGTHEFLKGRYDLESFEGAYKPNGLNLSRSGKYYETSSEYKRKVAAGGSGYPSTQPWYPISMPLVNETLTSHKAGYPYKVKVFINYMTNVLYGQAGLERAVLDVLKDSKNLPLFVGIDAFMNETNAYADYIVPDGVNLENWALPNSLWGTIAKTSVVRYPAVSSKQAKDKNGGTIDVEAFYIAVAKKLGLKGFGKNAFKDKDGNFMDLDVKEQYYAAALANLAFDGEGVKDISDEDKKLSKISRVMTKLDPYLKDEEKPKVAHILAKGGRYDSYESAYNGDKATVKVPAPTPASIYYEPLGGHRHSITGEYMPGVPSLMLPVASDGTPLEKFFPRSEWKYTVSSRKSNIQHFYTFVSPRLRSVHPKNFIRISTDVASEQGIHSGDKVKVTTPYGAQVGEAFVTDGVASGVISIEHGFGHDEFGIRTHTVDGKPAFGIANLEKGVNHNKLGLLDPKRNGEFSLNDWLVGTCARQALPAKIRKIG; encoded by the coding sequence ATGCAAAGAAGAGAATTTTTAAAAAGATCAGCCGTGCTCTCAACACTAACCACGAGTGCTATGCTGGCAGATGGAGATAAGGACGACTATAAACCGCAGGCAAACTCACTAGAGCCTGAATTTCGAGTAAAGGACGGCAAAATTTCACTTAGTGATGGACATAGCGTTATTTTTTCGATGTGCCATGGCTGTACGACGAAGTGCGGCATAAGACTCCACATAGACGACAAAAACGACCGAGTTTTAAGATGTAGTGGCAATCCATACCACCCACTTTCAAACGTACACTGGGCAAATTTTGACACATCGATAAATGACGCACTTCTTGCCACAACGGCAAGTGGTGAAGATGAAAAGCGAGCCACAGTTTGCGCTAGAGGAGCGATATTGCCTGAGATGATAGACTCACCTGCAAGGATACTAACGCCACTAAAAAGAGTTGGTAAAAGAGGCGAGGGTAAGTGGAAGAGCATAAGCTTTGAGCAGCTAGTAGAAGAGGTAGTGGAGGGCGGAGATCTCTTTGGTGAGGGGCATGTTGATGGGCTAAGAGCAATATATAGCGACGAGCTAATCGATAGCGAAAACCCAGAGTACGGTACCAAACGCAATCAATTTTTAAGTTTTTATCTATATGACGGACGCTCTGACATCGTTGATCGCTTTGTTAAAAAGTCATTTGGCACTATAAATCACTACTCTCACGGCGGAATTTGCGGTGGTGGCTTTAGGGTCGGCGGCAAGATCGCGCACAACGCAAAGGGCTTTGCACACACCAAGCCAGACTATGAAAATTCTAAATTTATCATCTACTGGGGCACTTCGCCGTCAAATGGTGGCAACCCTTTCCAAAAGCAAGCAAAAATGCTCTCTTACACAAGAGGCACTAGAGATGACTTTAGCTATGCGGTAGTCGATCCAAGCGTTACAAACGCAGTAAAATACGCCTCTTCGGACAAAGGCCGCTGGATAGCGATAAAGCCAGGCACCGACTCAGCTCTAGCTATGGCTATGATACGCTGGATCATAGAAAATGAAAAGTACGCCACGAACTATCTTATGCAGCCAAATTTAGATCAGGCAAAGCTAGCAGGCGAGATACACTGGTGCAACGCTACGCATCTAGTCATCACCGAAAAAGACCACAAAGACTATGGTAAATTTGCACTTATCAACAATGAATGGCAGGTCTGCTCGCAAGATGGCAAGATACAAAGCTACAAGGCAAATGAACCAGCCAAGCTCTACTACAAAGGTAAAATTTTAATAGACGGCAAAAAGGTCGAGGTAAAAAGCTCAATGCAGCTTTTAAAAGAATCAGCTTACAAGCATAGCTTAGAGGAGTACTCAAAAATTTGTGGTGTAAGCATTGAAGATATCATCTGGCTTTGTGAAAATTTCACCAAAAATGGCAGACAGGTGAGCACAAACGTGCATGGCGGTATGATGCATACGCAAGCTGGTATGACTACTTTTGCGATACTTTGTCTAAACACACTAATGGGCACTTACGGCTACAAAGGCGGCAACGTCAATGCAAGTGCCGGCACACACGAGTTTTTAAAAGGCAGATATGACCTTGAGAGCTTTGAGGGCGCTTATAAGCCAAATGGTCTAAATTTATCAAGATCAGGCAAATACTACGAAACAAGCTCCGAGTATAAGCGCAAAGTAGCAGCTGGCGGCAGCGGCTATCCATCAACTCAGCCATGGTATCCTATCTCTATGCCACTTGTAAACGAAACGCTTACAAGTCACAAGGCCGGCTATCCATACAAAGTAAAAGTTTTCATAAACTACATGACAAACGTACTTTACGGACAAGCAGGACTTGAAAGAGCGGTCTTAGACGTGCTAAAAGATAGTAAAAATTTACCACTTTTTGTGGGCATCGACGCCTTTATGAACGAGACAAACGCCTATGCTGACTACATCGTGCCAGACGGAGTAAATTTAGAAAACTGGGCACTTCCAAACTCTCTTTGGGGAACGATCGCTAAAACTTCAGTCGTGCGCTATCCGGCTGTTAGCTCAAAGCAGGCAAAGGATAAAAACGGCGGCACGATCGACGTTGAGGCATTTTATATAGCCGTGGCAAAGAAGCTTGGACTAAAAGGCTTTGGCAAAAATGCCTTCAAAGACAAAGATGGAAATTTCATGGACCTTGACGTAAAAGAGCAGTATTATGCGGCTGCACTAGCAAATTTAGCCTTTGACGGCGAGGGTGTGAAAGATATAAGTGACGAGGATAAAAAGCTTAGTAAGATATCAAGAGTGATGACAAAACTCGATCCTTATCTAAAAGACGAAGAGAAGCCAAAAGTAGCGCACATACTAGCAAAAGGCGGCAGATACGATAGCTACGAGAGCGCATATAATGGCGATAAAGCAACCGTAAAAGTGCCAGCGCCTACGCCAGCTTCGATCTACTATGAGCCACTCGGTGGGCATAGACACTCAATAACAGGCGAATATATGCCAGGAGTGCCAAGTCTGATGCTACCAGTAGCAAGTGACGGTACGCCGCTTGAGAAATTTTTCCCACGCTCTGAGTGGAAATACACAGTAAGCTCAAGAAAGTCAAATATCCAGCACTTCTACACCTTTGTTAGCCCAAGGCTAAGATCTGTTCATCCTAAGAATTTCATAAGGATATCGACAGATGTGGCTAGCGAGCAAGGCATACACTCAGGCGATAAGGTCAAAGTGACTACTCCTTATGGTGCGCAAGTTGGTGAGGCGTTTGTGACGGATGGCGTTGCTAGCGGAGTTATTAGTATCGAGCATGGATTTGGCCATGATGAGTTTGGTATAAGAACGCACACTGTCGATGGAAAGCCAGCTTTTGGGATCGCAAATTTAGAAAAAGGGGTCAATCATAATAAGCTTGGACTTCTTGATCCAAAAAGAAATGGCGAATTTAGTTTAAATGACTGGTTGGTTGGCACTTGCGCTAGACAAGCACTTCCTGCAAAGATAAGAAAGATCGGCTAG
- a CDS encoding DUF7832 domain-containing protein codes for MPDIVYDKAKWHWGAKDAPTDIPHENGATHIAFFFRWCMEHKFYSKEFAADFADDIAQMDENFNYRQYLFDAMDGVLGSAELNTVGKAFAKAYYTTDRTKFAKMYGWYLQDYTDFVSKKFGEKYFDNAYFYIKDSQENYALIKAIIDHRYEEFLTMKKAKQA; via the coding sequence ATGCCAGATATAGTATATGACAAAGCAAAATGGCATTGGGGTGCGAAAGATGCGCCGACTGATATACCGCATGAAAACGGTGCGACACACATTGCATTTTTCTTTCGCTGGTGCATGGAACACAAATTTTATTCAAAGGAATTTGCAGCAGATTTTGCGGACGATATAGCACAGATGGATGAAAATTTTAACTATCGTCAGTATCTTTTTGACGCTATGGACGGCGTACTTGGAAGTGCGGAGCTAAATACTGTTGGTAAAGCCTTTGCAAAAGCTTACTATACGACCGATCGGACAAAATTTGCCAAAATGTATGGTTGGTATTTGCAGGATTATACGGATTTTGTTTCGAAAAAATTTGGTGAAAAATACTTTGATAACGCCTATTTTTATATAAAAGACTCACAAGAAAACTATGCCTTGATCAAAGCTATCATAGATCATCGCTACGAAGAATTTTTAACAATGAAAAAGGCAAAGCAGGCTTAA
- the leuC gene encoding 3-isopropylmalate dehydratase large subunit: MKQTITEKIFSDHVGKEVSAGEIIESKIDMIIGNDITTPISIKQFERSGAKKLANPDGFAIVMDHYIPTKDILSANQAKISREFAYKHDLKNYFDEKDMGIEHALLPEKGLVIPGDVIIGADSHTCTHGALGAFSTGMGSTDLAYAMITGKNWFKVPESIKVVFKGKLDKHVYGKDLILEIIRQIGVDGALYKSLEFCGEVIEGLSMDDRFSMCNMAIEAGGKSGIIAVDEITKEFLKDKNLRDKPKFFYSDEGAKYDKILEIDVTNLDPVIAYPFLPSNGKSVRQAVRDNLAIDQAFIGSCTNGRLSDLRIAAQILKGKKVARKTRLIITPATQKIARAAEKEGLIDIFIDAGAVVSNPTCGACLGGYMGILGANERCISTTNRNFVGRMGDRTSEIYLANSAVVAASAIAGKIADPRDL; the protein is encoded by the coding sequence ATGAAACAAACTATCACCGAGAAAATATTTTCAGATCACGTTGGCAAAGAGGTAAGCGCAGGAGAGATCATCGAAAGTAAGATCGATATGATCATAGGCAACGATATCACGACACCTATTTCGATCAAGCAGTTTGAGCGAAGCGGCGCTAAAAAGCTAGCCAACCCAGACGGCTTTGCCATCGTTATGGATCACTACATCCCAACAAAAGATATCCTAAGCGCCAATCAAGCTAAAATTTCACGCGAATTTGCCTACAAACACGATCTTAAAAACTATTTTGATGAAAAAGATATGGGCATCGAGCACGCACTTTTGCCTGAAAAAGGGCTAGTCATCCCGGGCGACGTCATCATCGGTGCAGACAGCCATACCTGTACACACGGCGCTCTTGGAGCGTTTAGTACTGGCATGGGCAGCACCGACCTAGCTTATGCGATGATCACTGGCAAAAACTGGTTTAAAGTGCCTGAGAGCATCAAGGTCGTGTTTAAAGGTAAGCTTGATAAGCACGTCTACGGCAAGGATCTCATCCTTGAGATCATCCGTCAAATAGGCGTTGACGGCGCACTTTATAAGTCGCTTGAGTTTTGCGGCGAGGTGATAGAGGGCCTTAGCATGGATGATAGATTTTCTATGTGTAACATGGCGATCGAAGCTGGTGGTAAAAGCGGTATCATCGCGGTTGACGAGATCACAAAAGAGTTTTTAAAAGATAAAAATTTGCGTGATAAACCAAAATTCTTCTACTCAGACGAGGGTGCAAAATACGACAAAATTTTAGAGATCGATGTCACAAACCTTGATCCAGTCATCGCATATCCATTTTTGCCAAGCAACGGCAAGAGCGTAAGACAAGCAGTTCGCGACAATCTAGCTATTGATCAAGCATTTATCGGCTCATGCACAAATGGTCGTCTAAGCGACCTTCGTATCGCAGCACAAATTTTAAAAGGCAAAAAAGTAGCTCGCAAGACAAGGCTCATCATCACTCCAGCGACGCAAAAGATCGCAAGAGCTGCCGAAAAAGAAGGTTTAATCGATATTTTCATTGATGCAGGAGCGGTTGTGAGTAATCCAACTTGTGGCGCTTGTCTTGGCGGATATATGGGAATTTTAGGTGCAAATGAGCGCTGCATCTCGACGACAAATAGAAATTTCGTCGGACGTATGGGCGATAGAACGAGTGAAATTTATCTAGCCAACTCAGCAGTTGTAGCGGCCTCAGCCATAGCAGGTAAAATTGCCGATCCAAGAGACTTATAA
- a CDS encoding phospholipase A, with protein MSKILLFLSLSLSFLMASGLDDFKRAQELEQSGDIKAAMQIYKELAKGSLNEQEAIQNVQASEPAPREAKLKQADLLREDKSGKNLQNALGIELYKFNYLLPVTYAKNVPNDERKSVETKFQISLAKPLFYDLFGLRESLVAAYTQTSWWQITRTSAPFRETNYQPEIFLNFASPKYLEQIGVKNLKFGLLHESNGRDGSNSRSWNRAYLQSDFVFGKLSISPRAWIIVGNKGDNKDILKYIGHGDVRLSYNLNEHIFSLMLRNNLHFDKTNKGAAEISYMFPIFSTGVYGYLQYFTGYGESLIDYNRHTDKFGLGFVVLK; from the coding sequence ATGAGTAAAATTTTATTATTTTTAAGCCTTAGTCTTAGTTTTTTGATGGCAAGTGGGTTAGATGATTTTAAAAGGGCACAAGAGCTGGAGCAAAGTGGCGACATAAAGGCTGCGATGCAAATTTATAAAGAGCTAGCCAAAGGCTCTTTAAACGAGCAAGAAGCGATACAAAATGTACAAGCAAGTGAGCCAGCGCCAAGAGAGGCGAAGCTAAAGCAAGCCGATCTTTTAAGGGAAGATAAAAGTGGTAAAAATTTACAAAATGCACTTGGTATCGAGCTTTATAAATTTAACTACCTTTTGCCAGTAACTTATGCCAAAAATGTGCCAAACGATGAGCGAAAGAGCGTTGAAACTAAGTTTCAAATAAGCCTTGCAAAGCCGCTATTTTATGACCTATTTGGGCTTAGAGAGAGCCTTGTGGCAGCCTACACGCAGACATCTTGGTGGCAGATAACAAGAACTTCAGCCCCGTTTCGTGAGACGAACTATCAGCCAGAAATTTTTCTAAATTTTGCTTCGCCAAAATATTTGGAGCAAATAGGTGTAAAAAACCTAAAATTTGGACTTTTGCATGAGTCAAATGGACGAGATGGTAGCAATTCAAGAAGCTGGAATAGAGCTTATTTGCAAAGTGATTTTGTTTTTGGCAAGCTTAGCATTTCGCCAAGAGCTTGGATAATAGTAGGCAATAAGGGTGATAATAAAGATATATTAAAATACATCGGGCACGGCGATGTAAGACTTAGCTACAACCTTAATGAACACATTTTTAGCCTAATGCTAAGAAATAACTTACATTTTGATAAAACAAATAAAGGTGCTGCTGAAATTTCATATATGTTTCCTATCTTCTCAACCGGAGTTTATGGCTATTTGCAGTATTTTACGGGATATGGTGAGAGTTTGATTGATTATAATAGGCATACTGATAAATTTGGTCTTGGTTTTGTTGTTTTAAAATAA
- a CDS encoding SWEET family sugar transporter has product MSEKNLQILGWIGTCLSVVMYFSYIPQIMGNLDGNKTPFIQPLAAALNCTIWTSYGLLKAKKRLSTFCRKLPRYNLWSFGYNNSVLMR; this is encoded by the coding sequence ATGAGCGAAAAAAATCTACAAATTTTAGGCTGGATCGGCACATGCCTATCAGTTGTTATGTACTTTTCATACATCCCACAAATAATGGGCAACCTTGACGGCAACAAGACGCCTTTTATACAGCCACTGGCAGCCGCACTAAACTGCACAATCTGGACAAGTTACGGACTATTAAAAGCTAAAAAAAGACTATCCACTTTCTGCCGCAAACTTCCCAGGTATAATCTTTGGTCTTTTGGCTACAATAACAGCGTTTTAATGCGCTGA
- a CDS encoding glycerate kinase family protein, with product MRILVAIDSLKGSLSSLEAGLAIKEGLEEIGCEVVVKPIADGGEGSVEAMADALGAKFIDTIVKNPLGTEILARYALKDDLAILEMSSASGLTLINPDERNPLKTSTFGFGQMIKDAISKGARKFIIGIGGSATNDAGTGMLSALGFNFYDKNGILLEGKGEDLAKICEFSDENVSKELRECEFLIACDVDNPLYGTNGAAHVYAPQKGANGRMVKELDDGLKHFASLVKEKNGTKFHTQKGAGAAGGLGFAFVAFLGAKLRPGIEIITQTIALEDEIKKADLVITGEGRMDFQSSMGKTPTGVAKLAKKHNKPVVALAGCVQKCAKDCYKNGIDAYFCILNEPVSLEEAMRKDVAIRNLKMTAEQVIRLYILNHKV from the coding sequence ATGAGAATTTTAGTCGCGATTGATTCGTTAAAAGGCTCGCTTAGCTCACTGGAAGCGGGCCTTGCCATAAAAGAAGGACTAGAAGAGATTGGCTGCGAGGTCGTTGTCAAGCCCATCGCTGATGGCGGTGAAGGTAGTGTAGAGGCGATGGCTGATGCACTTGGTGCGAAATTTATAGATACGATAGTTAAAAATCCACTTGGTACTGAAATACTAGCCAGATACGCCCTAAAAGATGATCTTGCCATACTTGAGATGTCAAGTGCTTCAGGTCTCACACTAATAAATCCAGACGAGAGAAATCCACTAAAAACTAGTACATTTGGTTTTGGACAAATGATAAAAGATGCCATTAGCAAGGGTGCTAGAAAATTTATCATTGGCATTGGCGGAAGTGCGACAAATGATGCTGGTACAGGTATGCTTAGTGCACTTGGGTTTAATTTTTATGATAAAAACGGTATTTTGCTTGAAGGAAAAGGCGAGGATTTAGCCAAAATTTGTGAGTTTTCGGACGAGAATGTCTCAAAAGAGCTAAGAGAATGTGAGTTTTTGATAGCTTGTGACGTGGACAATCCACTTTATGGCACAAACGGAGCAGCTCACGTTTATGCTCCTCAAAAGGGTGCAAATGGCCGCATGGTAAAAGAGCTTGACGATGGACTAAAACACTTTGCAAGCCTCGTAAAAGAAAAAAATGGTACCAAATTTCACACACAAAAAGGTGCTGGTGCGGCCGGCGGACTTGGCTTTGCATTTGTGGCATTTTTAGGAGCAAAACTTCGACCAGGCATTGAGATCATCACGCAGACCATCGCACTTGAGGATGAGATCAAAAAGGCTGATCTGGTCATCACTGGCGAAGGCCGTATGGACTTTCAAAGCTCAATGGGCAAGACACCAACTGGAGTTGCAAAACTAGCCAAAAAGCATAATAAGCCAGTGGTTGCACTTGCTGGATGTGTACAAAAATGTGCCAAAGATTGCTACAAAAATGGGATTGATGCCTATTTTTGTATATTAAATGAGCCAGTAAGTCTTGAAGAAGCGATGAGAAAAGATGTCGCGATTAGAAATTTAAAGATGACAGCAGAGCAAGTCATTCGCCTTTATATACTAAACCACAAAGTATAA
- a CDS encoding 4Fe-4S dicluster domain-containing protein: MQQTLNSRRSFIAAAGLFFATTALKAAPKDFSSSGVRYGMAIDLTRCVGCQSCTMSCMLENDVQPGAFRTIVSEYEARDKNGKMAVIASLPRLCNHCNNPACISVCPTGASHQRSNGIVKIDTKECIGCALCVEACPYHARYLSLHTYKADKCTFCDHRLRAGLQPACVESCVGGSRIIGDLNDPNSNIRKFLATHETMVIDSPKNTNPQVFYHGVSKILAKNNKKLELDNGYKKVISWNEEIAQ; this comes from the coding sequence ATGCAACAGACCTTAAATTCTCGTCGCAGTTTCATTGCAGCTGCAGGATTATTTTTTGCTACGACCGCACTAAAGGCTGCACCAAAGGACTTTAGTAGTAGTGGTGTTCGCTACGGCATGGCGATAGATCTAACAAGATGTGTTGGATGTCAGTCATGTACTATGAGCTGTATGTTAGAAAACGACGTTCAGCCAGGTGCTTTTAGAACCATTGTTTCCGAGTATGAGGCAAGAGATAAAAACGGTAAAATGGCAGTCATTGCGTCACTTCCAAGGCTTTGCAACCACTGCAACAATCCAGCCTGTATTAGCGTTTGTCCAACTGGTGCTAGCCATCAAAGAAGTAATGGCATAGTAAAGATTGATACAAAAGAGTGCATAGGCTGTGCGCTTTGCGTAGAGGCCTGTCCATATCATGCAAGATATCTTAGCCTGCATACCTACAAGGCCGATAAATGCACCTTCTGCGACCACAGACTAAGAGCGGGACTTCAGCCAGCATGCGTAGAGAGCTGTGTGGGCGGTAGCCGTATAATAGGCGATCTTAACGATCCTAACTCAAATATCAGAAAATTTCTAGCCACACACGAGACTATGGTTATAGATAGCCCTAAAAATACAAATCCACAGGTGTTCTACCACGGTGTTAGTAAAATTTTGGCTAAAAACAATAAAAAACTCGAGCTTGATAATGGATATAAAAAGGTTATCAGCTGGAACGAAGAGATAGCACAGTAA
- a CDS encoding GntP family permease, which translates to MSGISLIVCFVVAIILMIVMISKLKVHPFLALMSISLVLAIVAGIDLSKIPAMIGVGFSGTFKSIGIVIIFGTIIGTVLEKTGAALKLADMVVKLVGQKRPELAMLIMGWVVGIPVFCDSGFVVLNSIREALYKKISASPVAMSVALSGGLYASHVFIPPTPGPIAAAGTLGLGGNLLLVIIMGTVVSIPVLLAVYFFSKSIGKSVTISDKDADATIIATYEELLKKFGTLPSGFLSLAPIIMPIIFMAIGSIVDVLAKQGMLDKASFLPKVLLFLGNPIIALAIGVIFCVFLLAESKKIKEFDHITNESLKIAGPILFITAAGGVLGNVITEAGFVNFIKENASTIKAIGIFFPFIISAVLKTAQGSSTVAIITTASIMGAFSADNSLMQTLGFTSEISAALCVMAIASGAMCVSHANDSYFWVVTNFSKMSADQGYRTQTAMTFIMGIVGMISVYILSLVLL; encoded by the coding sequence ATGAGCGGAATCTCACTAATTGTCTGTTTTGTTGTAGCCATCATACTTATGATCGTTATGATCTCTAAGCTAAAAGTGCATCCATTCTTGGCACTTATGAGCATTTCTTTGGTTCTTGCGATCGTCGCAGGCATTGATCTGTCCAAGATCCCAGCGATGATAGGTGTCGGCTTTAGTGGCACATTTAAGAGCATCGGTATCGTTATTATCTTTGGAACGATCATCGGCACCGTGCTTGAAAAAACCGGAGCTGCTTTAAAGCTAGCGGATATGGTTGTAAAGCTAGTCGGACAAAAGCGTCCAGAGCTTGCTATGCTCATCATGGGCTGGGTTGTCGGCATTCCGGTATTTTGCGATAGTGGATTTGTCGTTTTAAACTCTATTCGCGAGGCACTTTATAAGAAAATTTCAGCAAGCCCAGTCGCGATGTCAGTCGCACTTAGTGGCGGTCTATACGCATCTCACGTCTTTATCCCGCCAACCCCTGGTCCAATAGCAGCAGCCGGCACACTTGGTCTTGGCGGAAATTTACTCCTTGTTATCATCATGGGAACAGTTGTTTCTATCCCAGTTTTACTAGCTGTCTATTTCTTTTCAAAGAGTATTGGCAAAAGCGTAACAATAAGCGACAAAGATGCTGACGCTACCATCATAGCTACCTACGAAGAGCTTTTAAAGAAATTTGGCACACTACCTAGCGGATTTTTGAGCCTTGCTCCTATTATCATGCCTATTATTTTTATGGCAATCGGCTCGATCGTTGATGTACTAGCAAAACAAGGTATGCTTGATAAGGCTTCTTTTTTACCAAAAGTACTTTTATTTTTAGGCAACCCTATTATTGCTCTTGCTATTGGTGTGATCTTTTGTGTATTTTTACTGGCCGAGTCTAAAAAGATAAAAGAATTTGACCATATCACGAATGAGTCTTTAAAGATCGCTGGTCCTATACTTTTCATCACCGCAGCTGGCGGTGTTTTGGGTAACGTTATCACGGAGGCTGGCTTTGTAAATTTCATAAAAGAAAATGCCTCTACTATAAAAGCGATAGGAATTTTCTTCCCATTCATCATCTCAGCCGTGTTAAAAACCGCTCAAGGAAGCTCAACTGTGGCAATCATCACAACAGCATCTATCATGGGTGCATTTAGTGCTGATAACTCACTTATGCAAACACTTGGCTTTACGAGTGAAATTTCAGCTGCACTTTGTGTCATGGCGATAGCATCTGGTGCGATGTGCGTATCTCACGCAAATGACAGCTACTTCTGGGTTGTGACAAATTTTAGCAAGATGAGCGCAGATCAAGGATATCGCACACAAACGGCTATGACATTTATAATGGGTATAGTTGGTATGATTAGCGTTTACATATTATCTTTGGTGCTTTTATGA